tatttGTCAAATTGACTATTGATTAACTTGATTGATTTTTAATCTAACAGATTTCAAATTGAAACAGATACATTTAGCTCCATTCAATTTGCTTCCCCTTTGGAGAAAGttcatatcatatttattttttagcatCTTCGCTTCGGTACTTCCCGGGAATGTGTCCACCTAAGAACGAAGTGGATTTCACTTTCGGTGTTTGTGAGAGTGATGACGGCTGTCGAGCAAATGGCATGATCTGCTGCCCCAATGCCTTCAATTCTAAGAGTTGTACCCCCATTATTATCTGGAGTAATGAAAGCGACGCCGACGGTGATTCGAGTGAAGGTACCTGATTATTTTATGACTGAACTAGGTTACCGCCCGCAGATTTGACCTCTCTTAGTGCAACTTTTAACTTTCTAAGAAATCAAAGGAACTTTCAACCTTCTACGCTGAATAGATTCGGATGTGCGTTGTCTATCAGTCAGACACTCAGTAaggaaaaagttttatatatatgGATTAAACAGCAATAGGTTCGCCCCTTGTTACGTGGGACTAACACTGTCAATGGCGAAACttgagtgtattttatatacctctgcctaaGCCTTCGGAtatataacagacgtgatattatgaatgtattcaCAGATTGAAcaggtatataatataacattgaaaAAAGTAATTGAGTATTTTTGTATTCCTGCGAATAGTGTATGCTTCTAGTAAGTAATAAGCataatgaattaatatttttgtttatgttttagaCATAGATAGTGATTCGTTAGTCAGACAGGGTGTCTACTGCGCCGGTGCTAAGTGTATGCCGTGGGAGGTCTGCAAACTGGATAAGAACACGAACAAGAAGAAGTGCATGCGTCCTTAgacagttttaataatattaaatataatttcagaatGATGACaactattacttttattatgtttttcttcATTAAATAGTGTGCAAAGCAAaaactacaatttaatttttatcctAAATCGTTGTAGTACTGACTACGCAAATGTTGATGACAGAATATAGgatacagtacctcgattctctaccactatcgactaccgacaaccggctagctatcgaaattttgacattcagaatgtactgccaaaatatttcctacgacacccggcagaggcgctgatcaggattttcatacataatttctcgatgacaggtcggttgtcgatagtaatagagaattgagctacagtaccgcgattctgtacaactatcgagtatcgagtaacgagtagctatcgaaaaattttgtatgaaaaattgatcagcgcccctagcggattttcgcaacaactatgttattcaatggcgccattttccaccaaacattaaaataaaataaaattaaataaatatttttttttcctggagcgcacttaggggcaattcaaaattcgaatttcgaaataaaatattctttccatttttaattttaataaattattttaataatctttattggatatttttaggaagacgaggccaactgcacgtttggcgcagcggtttaagcggtcacctcgccgcaacaaccgtagcgccgcgtgtggtgggttcgaatcctacccgggacaaatctttgtgtgatgagcacgagtatttgttctgagcctggttgtcaatttatctatataagtatgtatttagaagtatataagtatgtttatcagttatttggttaccatagtacaagctctgcttagtttggaatcaaatgaccgtgtgtgagttgtctaataatatttattttatttatttatttaaatcaataacataaaaatatcataattaatgttgttcaacgaaacattatcaacacaaaaaaagaatcagcgtcttttttttctacgttgaagcaggcaaaggagacaatatcTTTTCAATTTTgactaataccgtttaaagtagactataattattatttatgagaataatacctttaatgattattttttatccactatataatatatttaaaattagtttatacacaattattaccaataaaatttaatttaaagaacaaattttcagaacgtaactttttctcactttaaatgtcaagttttcgatactcgataggtcgcgattctctgccggattgctgccggtttcctaacgagtagctcgatagtaatgtatggtattcgatagcgtgacgttagtatcgaatgtacagaatcgaggtaccggAAGAGACATTGACGTTGGATAGTAGATACGACAAGATAGACAGTTCGTAGCATTCCGTAACCATTCGTAGCAACTCGTAGCACGTAGTACTACGTGACTGACCAAAATAGTTAATACCAACatgtacattataaaaatataaaatagggTCTTGATATACTTGAAGCTCTAAACCAATCAATTGGTCGCATTGTGTCATGATCAACACAGTCACCTAAATAATTCCTGCAAGGCACACACATAGACACAGTTATTCATAGAGCAGTCTATCGAGGGCCGACGATATTTGATTTGCGAGGCAGACGAAGAATATTAATATCGTGAGAACGTCGAGCAAACGTGCCACTCAGCACACAAGTAATTAATATGATTGAAGGCTCCCCTATATGACTGCTGTAATCAACGTTTATTTGTAGGCTATCTAGTATTGGATAGGATATGAATGATTGcatataaatagaaaagaatAGGAATTGTACTAAGTAAacgaacaaaatataatattatttttagtagtgCGCGactttgtataattatttttacttacctCTACATactattttaatctatactaatataataaagctgaagagtttgtttgtttgtttgtttatttgaacgcgctaatctcaggagctactggtccgatttgaaaaattatttcagtgttagatagcccatttatcgaggaaggctataagctatataacatcacgctacggtcattaggagcggagtagcaacgaaaaatgttacaaaaacggggaaaattggacccattctcttagatgacgcaagcgaagttgcgcgggtcagctagtactttatattataattagtttatgtaCATAACTAatcaattttcataattattgcgGAAAATGTGCTTTGCTTACATACAGTTATATATAAAATGAGtatattataagttataataGAATTGTTATAGAACGTTTAGAAGttcagtatatatttttatgagggATAAGTGAAGTTATTTGTAAGAGTTTCAGTGAAACACGATCTGTGCCCCCGGGGACAATATTGACAAcgctttatattataatgttactttCTTTCTATGTTTACTAcataatttgtaagtatttttcgatttcttttaaaatgttcgaAACATTAGTCCGACGTTCGAATGCGTGTCCGTTATTTTTTGGTAGACTTGCCCTTATATTATGAGACCAACATTCTAAATGGTGGCGTACACACTACAACACTGCTTACACTTTCTAGCGTAAAAGTCGTGAAGTTATAActagaaaaaaacaatagacAGTGTATTTGCTTTACTAAacaataaagaatttaaaaatataacactcGCCTAGAGTCTACCAGTTCAAGTAAAATACTTTACTCTTACGAACTGAGAATCTGTTTCAAGGTAGCTACAGCCCCCGGGAAATACAAGCGTTGAATAACCAGATCACTCTACTGTGTGCACTTCAATCCTTCCCTAGAGACAATACATCCATTCTTCTATCAACTGAGCACTGACTCCTGGGACTTTACTTTGTTTGTGCCGTATTTGTTCTAGATGGTAGTATATGACTGCACATTTGgttgttatattgttttaaactaaTGATGGACCGTAACTACGGAAATCAACTTGTAGTTTGTAAACATGATATATTACGAGACTTAATTTGCTaattgtctgtctgtcttttcgCGATTAACGCAAAAATAAGTAACCAGATTTTAATTCAATTCTTACCGATATTCAAGAGATAGGGTAtttagccagttgtgctcaccagccggttaacgatctgtgggttaagcaaaccttggtgcggtcattccaaagatgggtgaccgcatagtggtatttgaattagGCGTTTcggtgcttcgaagggcacgtaaaaagtcggtcccggttgttattaattaagataacagtcgttaaaccccTTCAAAGGCATTCAGcctcttgaacaactttgacactaggttgaccactaaccatacgataagaagagaATGGGTCTATCTTGCTTATAAACCACTAAAATGTAGGTAAATTAAGTTGTTATTGATTATTCTGAAAAGTATATCAAGCTTATTAGTGCCTGCATAAAATCACGTGGTACCTATGAAAGTGCTATAATTACGAGAGAAATTATTGGAAAAACAAAGCATAAATTTCCGCTCTCCCCATAAACCAGATTACgtatttaatgaaaatgaatTGATGTTGCGATACCGTGTTGATTTTATCATTGAACACGGAACCTGCTCATGAATAATCATTGAAGTCGGTTCAAGTGATccaaagtaattattatttcatttccattgaattttatgttattaacatGGATGcgtatttaacttaaaaatgtttaaattttaatagaactGATAATAATT
Above is a window of Anticarsia gemmatalis isolate Benzon Research Colony breed Stoneville strain chromosome 19, ilAntGemm2 primary, whole genome shotgun sequence DNA encoding:
- the LOC142981161 gene encoding waprin-Thr1-like, which encodes MGVLKVLVFAITMLFISEYVTASSLRYFPGMCPPKNEVDFTFGVCESDDGCRANGMICCPNAFNSKSCTPIIIWSNESDADGDSSEDIDSDSLVRQGVYCAGAKCMPWEVCKLDKNTNKKKCMRP